The sequence below is a genomic window from Massilia oculi.
TTACCTGCAGTGACACGACGACTTGCGGCATTTGTCCCGCGCTGGGCAATCTCTAATGCTGCTTCGGCGAGAACAATGCGCTCCTGCGCAGTCAAGGCTTCCATATAGGCCGCCATGACGTCCGCGCGCAGCGTAGCGCGTCGAACATCTAGTGACCGGGCAGCTAATAACTGCTCCTGTTCGGCGGCAGCAACACGCGCCCCACGTTTGCCGCCAAGCTCGATAGTCTGGGTGATTTGTGCTGTCTCGACTCGGGAACGACGGTCGGTCCCTTCGGTCGACAGGGACAGCTCCGGATTGGGCAGAACACCGGCCTGGAGGCGGCCGCCCTCGGCGATCCCTATTGCGTGCGATGCTGCGCGCAGACCGGGGTTATTAGCATACGCCGCGCGAATAGCTTGTTGGAGAGTCAATGGGAGCTGTACACCATTGGCAACGCCCGGCGTTATAGATTGGTCGCGCAGTATTTCCGACTGCGCTGATTGAGCGTAAAGGGGAGCCGACTGCGCAAGCAGCAAGAGCGCCCCCAGGATCATAGATCTGGATTGCATGGATAACTCCGAGGTGAAAGAATCGAAAGCTATCCGGCGACTGCGCATGCCCCGACCTGGCGCCAAAGCGCACGATCTGAAACATCGAGGATTACCTAGAAATAAAAGGAATTGCCGCCGGACTTAAATGGCGGCAGCCCACTGCGGGCGCTCAGGAGGAACCTGAGGAACTGAGGCGAATTTGACGTTAATACTGGTTGGTGCAACGCTTTCCGTAAGCAGATACTGCGTCACAGGTGCGGCCGCAGGAGCCAACACCGCATGAGCACAAGACGAACAATGCGAGTGCTGAGCAACCTTCTTGGTCGAGGCAGGCTTGCCATCATTGGCAGCTTCCGCGACCTGATCGTGGACATCGGCCTTGTGTTGGTGATGTCCGAGGTGCTGCGCCGCGCGCCCAGTCTCATGCATGCAATAGGCGCTGATCGCACTCCAGGTGAACTGGAATGCGAGCATCATCAGCAAGCAGGTGAGAAATCGGCGGGTCATGGGGAACAGTATATCATCGTGCACTGTTAATCGTTGCGCTCATGCAGGCTTATGCGCAACAAGCGCATGCCGTTAAAAATGACGAGCAGGCTCGCGCCCACGTCGGCAAAAACGGCCATCCAGAGAGTCGCCCAACCACCAATTGCGAGTATCAAAAACACGATCTTAATCAAAAGGGCGGCGCCGATATTTTGCTTTAGGATGGCCCCGGTAGCGCGGCTAAGGACAATAAACTGCGGCAGTTTGCGAAGGTCGTCTTCCAGCAGCGCGACATCGGCCGTCTCGATCGCAGTATCGGTGCCCGCTGCGCCCATGGCGAAACCGATGCTCGAGCGTGCCAGGGCCGGCGCGTCGTTAATGCCATCACCAACCATCCCTACGCTTCCATGGCGTGCCAGTTCCTCGTCGATGACAGAGAGTTTTTCTTCCGGCAGCAAACCGCCTCTGGCATCATCGATTCCGACCTGTCGCGCAATGGACGCTGTTGCAGCAACGTTGTCGCCACTGAGCATCACGGTGTGAATCCCGAGGCGATGGAGACGCTCGACGGCCTCAATGCTTGTTGGGCGGATCGTGTCGGCCACGGCTATGATCGCAAAGACACGTTGGCCGTTGATCAGGGCTACGGCGGTCTTGCCCTCGCCTTCTAGTTTTGCGATCAAACTGCTAGCCTGTTCGTTTGTAATTCCTAGTTCGTCCAACAGTCTCGTGTTACCGAGGTGATACAGAACGCCGTCGATACGCCCTTGCGTTCCACGCCCACCAAGGGCCTTGAAGCTCTCTACCTCAGCCAGTTGCGTGCCTGCCAACTCATCATGCCAATGGCGACTGATGGCACTGGAGACCGGGTGGTCCGAGCGTGCGGCGAGCGACGCGGCAAAGAACAACGCGGCCTCATCGGGATCATCGACAGGAACGACGTCGGTGAGCGAAGGTTTCCCGCGCGTGATGGTGCCCGTCTTGTCGAGCGCGATGTAACGCAACTTCGCGCCCTGCTCCAGGTAGACACTGCCCTTGATTAGCACTCCCGCTCGGGCGGCGCGCGCCAAACCGCTCACCACCGTCACCGGTGTTGAAATGACCAGTGCGCATGGACAGGCGATGACGAGCAATACCAGCGCTTTATAAATCCAGTCCATCCAGTCTCCGCCAAGAAACAGAGGCGGCAAGATTGCTACGAGCAAGGCGATGACAAATACGACTGGCATATAAACGGCGGCGAAGCGCTCAATGAACCGCTGTGTCGGAGCCCGCTTTCCCTGGGCTTCCTGCACAGTTCGAATGATGCGCGCCAGAGTCGAGTTGCTATGTAATGAAGTGACCTGATATTCGAATGAGCCGCTCTCATTGATCGTCCCGGCAAATACCTTGTCCCCTACGCCCTTCGCTACCGGCATGCTTTTCCCGGTGATGGGTGCTTGATTGACGGTAGACTCGCCGGCGGTGACCTGGCAATCCATACCGACCCGCTCACCAGGCGTAACGCGTGCAAGAGCGCCGACATTGACACCGGCGGCATCGCGCTCTGCCCATACGCCATCGTTACCGCGAACAGTGACACGATCGGGCGTCAATGCCATCAGACTTTGGATGGCATTGCATGCGCAATCTAGAGCATGAGACTCGATCAATTCGGCCAGTGCGAACAAGACCATCACCATTGCGGCCTCCGGCCACTGCCCAATAAGCACGGCGCCAGTGACCGCGATCGACATCAGTGCGTTGATGTTCAGGTTCCGATGCCGTAGCGCGGCCCACCCTTTGCGATAGACGTCCGGCCCGGTGAGCGCGATGGCTAGCACCGCAAGCACAATCACCAAACGTGAGTCCTCGTCTCCGGTCGTCCATACGATAACTTCGGCACTAACCGCCGCTGCCAAGCGGAGCCGAGCAAAAGTTAGATGAACGGGGCGCGCGACGGCTCGGCGGGGGTGACTTGGTCCGCTCGGGCATCACTGGGCTCGAAGAATCCGGCTGATCAGGATCTTGCATGCGAATGGGTTCCGGAACTGCCATTAGCACCGGCATCATGGCAAGTGCGCGGATCGCCGCAAGAATGGGCTCAGGAGCAGGCAGCGTGTAAGTGACCCTCAACGCCGTTGCATCAGGTTATAGTCGAGCGCTACGACGCCAGGCAGTTTGGCGAGCGCGTGGCGAAGGAGACGTTCTTCCGTGGGACAGCACATCTGCGCGATGTGGATCGTTACCTCTTGCGGAGCATCCTCTATCGCTAGTTCGTTAGCAAGCGGTGCTGCAAGCGGTTTGATCTCGCAACAGAATTTCGACTGGCATTCCGACATGGTCGTCTCTCAGATTTGTGTATAGTAGCTATTTAAATCCCTGTGGCGGGTACAGGGTCAAGCATCATTTGCATAAGAGGACGGATATCATGAAAATAGGCGAATTGGCCCAACGCTCCGGGTGCCTGGTGGAAACCATCCGATATTACGAACAAATTGGGTTGCTGGCCCCGCCCGATCGCAGCGCAAACAACTATCGATCCTATGGGCATGTACATGCTGAACACCTAGGCTTCATCAGGCATTGCCGAGTTCTGGATATGCCACTAGACGAGATTCGCAAGCTCCTCGACCTACGGGACTTCCCCGAGCAGGACTGCGACGGGGTCGACACTTTGCTGGATCAGCATATTGCCGAGGTAAGTGAACGGATTGCGGCGTTGACGACGCTCGACGAGCAATTGAGGCACTTGCGCAGCAGATGCAACAGCACGGATGCAACTCGCTCGTAAGCGATACTCAAGCACTCGGAGGCATCTGAATCAAGGTGGCCGCGCCGAACGTTCCATGCCGACCAAAGCATCCTGACGTTTGACCTGCGCTTCGGCCTGACGCAGTTGCGGCGACATGGTTGACCGCTGCTCGAGCTCGTTCAACGTTGGTACGGCAGCGAACTCGACGGCTGGCATCTGGAGTGGCTGGGCAATCGCTCACGTGCTGCCCATTAGTACCGCTAACTTGCGTTTGGCTGACTTTAGGTCGGCTGTTGCTTGGGCGAGGTCAAGACGCACGGCCGATTCTGCAACACTCGCACAGGTTTGTTCGAATGGCGATATCTTGCCGGCAGCGACGCGCCGACTCGCGGCATTCGTCGCACGGCTTGCGACCTCAATGGCCGCCTCGGCCAGACCGACCCGCTCTTGCGCTGTCAAGGCCTCCAGATAGGCCGCCATCACGTCGGCACGCAACATCGCTCGTCGCACGTTCACTGCTTGGACGGCGAGTAGACTTTCTTGTTCGGCGACCTCGATGCGGGCGCTTCGTTAGCCGCCGTGCCCGATGAGCTGGGTGATCTGAGCGGTCTCGACCCTGGACCGACGGTCGGTTGCTTCGGTGGATAGAGCCAGCGCAGGGTTGGGTATGACGCCTGTCTGAAGCCTCCCTCCCTCGGCGATGCCGATCGCCTGTGATGCTGCTCGTAAGCCTGGGTTGCCTGCGTACTCGGCCTGCAACGCCTGCTGCAGGGTTAGCGGCAGTAGCGACGTATTCCTGGCGACCGGCGTACTGTTTGGATCGCGCAAAATTTCCGTTTGCGCGTAAAGGGGCGTCGACTGCGAAAGCAGTAGCAGCGCGCCCATGATCATCGATCTGGATTGCATAGATAACTCCGAAGTAAACGAATCGAAAGCTATCCGGCGACAGCGAGCACACCGGCCGAGTGCACGGGCACACGGTCGGAAGGCTCGGGGATTACCTGGTAAAAGAAGGTATAGCCGCCGGAATTACACGGCGGCGCGCCATTGGGGGCGCTCGGGCGGGACTTGAGTAACTGAAGCGTAACTGACGTTTGGACCAACCGGCGCGAAGTGCGCCATCGTCAGGTAGGGGGCGCTTTGAACGGCTGCGGGAGCCAGCACTGCGTGCGCGCACGAAGAACAATGCGAGTGCTGCGCGATCTTCTTTGTCGACGCAGGCTTACCGTCATCGGCGGCCGCCACCTGATCGTGAGCGCCGGTCTTATGCTGATGATGTCCAAGGTGCTGTGCGGCTCGTCCAGTCTCATGCATGCAATAGGCGCTGATCGCACTCCAGGTGAACTGGAATGCGAGCATCATCAGCATGCAAATGAGAAAACGGCGCGTCATGGTCGCGAGGATAGCATCGGTGCGGTTATTCGTTGATGCCACGCAGACGTACGCGTAGCAGACGCATGCCATTAAAGATAACCAGCAGGCTGGCGCCCATGTCCGCGAACACGGCCATCCACAAAGTGGCTGATCCTGCGATAGCGAGCACCAGGAACACAGCCTTGATCAGCAAGGCTGCGACGATGTTCTGCTTGAGGATGGCGGCTGCCTGCCTGCTCAGGCGAATGAACTGCGGGATCTTGCGCAAATCATCATCCATCAGCGCGACGTCGGCTGTTTCAATGGCGGTGTCGGTGCCCGCTGCGCCCATCGCAAACCCGATATCGGCCTTGGCCAGCGCCGGGGCATCGTTGATGCCATCCCCTACCATGCCGACGGTACCGAATTGCGCCACCTCGTCATTGATGGCAGAGAGCTTATCCTCGGGCAGCATGTTCCCGCGGGCGTCATCGATGCCGACCTGCCGTGCGATCGCCTTAGCCGTCACCGCATTGTCGCCGGTGAGCATGACCGTCCGGATTCCCAACCCATGAAGCTGGGCCACCGCTTC
It includes:
- the cadR gene encoding Cd(II)/Pb(II)-responsive transcriptional regulator, producing MKIGELAQRSGCLVETIRYYEQIGLLAPPDRSANNYRSYGHVHAEHLGFIRHCRVLDMPLDEIRKLLDLRDFPEQDCDGVDTLLDQHIAEVSERIAALTTLDEQLRHLRSRCNSTDATRS
- a CDS encoding TolC family protein, with amino-acid sequence MEVAEQESLLAVQAVNVRRAMLRADVMAAYLEALTAQERVGLAEAAIEVASRATNAASRRVAAGKISPFEQTCASVAESAVRLDLAQATADLKSAKRKLAVLMGST